A genomic segment from Scomber japonicus isolate fScoJap1 chromosome 11, fScoJap1.pri, whole genome shotgun sequence encodes:
- the LOC128367493 gene encoding abl interactor 2-like isoform X24, with product MAELQMLLEEEIPAGRRALLDSFTNLERVAEYCESNYVQTVDIHKEKVARREIGILTTNKNTTRSHKIVAPANPERPVRYIRKPIDYSVLDDIGHGVKVNGQQNMKLGGGLSRSNPPTQKPPSPPRAGKGILGKNSPYRTLEPVRPPVVPNDYVSSPTRNNMAVGQLPSPVRTATLNHRPRTYSGSSGGSHPSSSSRSSSRENSGSGCVGVPIAVPTPSPPSTFPGPIVPQFYSMNRPQPRQQAPQVGGSLPYRRPPSVTGQPIITQNQVNGGPYYNQSPVSDAPPPPHPVPESQSGPEESLATPQPLEDKQEEEDSAIVEYNDPYAEEDPPWAPRTYQEKVVAIYDYSADKEDELSFQEGAIIYVIKKNEDGWFEGVMNATTGLFPGNYVESIMHYAD from the exons ACTGTTGATATTCACAAGGAGAAGGTGGCAAGGCGGGAGATTGGCATCTTGACTACCAATAAGAACACAACCCGCTCACATAAAATAGTCGCTCCTGCCAATCCAGAGAGGCCAGTGCGCTACATCAGGAAGCCCATAGACTACAGTGTGCTCGATGACATTGGACATGGAGTCAAG GTGAATGGCCAGCAGAACATGAAACTAGGTGGGGGCCTGTCCAGgtccaacccccccacccaaaaACCCCCCAGCCCTCCAAGAGCAGGAAAGGGCATCTTAGG GAAGAACTCTCCCTACAGGACACTGGAGCCTGTGCGCCCCCCAGTGGTGCCCAATGATTATGTCTCCAGCCCGACCAGAAACAATATGGCTGTGGGGCAGCTTCCCAGTCCGGTCCGCACCGCCACTCTCAACCATCGACCCCGAACATACAG tggtaGCAGTGGAGGCAGtcatcccagcagcagcagtcgaagcagcagcagagagaacagTGGCAGTGGATGTGTGGGCGTTCCCATCGCCGTGCCAACACCCTCCCCGCCCTCCACCTTCCCAG GTCCGATTGTCCCTCAGTTCTACAGTATGAACCGGCCACAGCCTCGACAGCAGGCTCCACAGGTAGGGGGATCACTGCCATACCGTCGCCCCCCCTCTGTGACCGGTCAGCCAATCATAACACAGAACCAGGTCAACGGGGGTCCGTACTACAACCAAAGCCCAG TCTCAGatgcccctcctcctcctcacccagTTCCCGAGAGCCAATCAGGCCCAGAGGAGTCCCTGGCCACTCCTCAGCCATTGGAGGATaaacaagaagaggaagattCAGCAATAGTGGAGTACAACGACCCGTACGCTGAAGAGGACCCACCGTGGGCCCCCAGAACCTACCAAGAGAAAG TGGTGGCCATCTACGACTACTCAGCCGACAAAGAGGACGAGCTGTCGTTCCAGGAGGGAGCCATCATCTACGTCATCAAGAAGAACGAGGACGGCTGGTTTGAAGGAGTGATGAACGCAACCACCGGCCTCTTCCCCGGAAACTATGTTGAGTCCATCATGCACTATGCAgactaa
- the LOC128367493 gene encoding abl interactor 2-like isoform X18: MAELQMLLEEEIPAGRRALLDSFTNLERVAEYCESNYVQTVDIHKEKVARREIGILTTNKNTTRSHKIVAPANPERPVRYIRKPIDYSVLDDIGHGVKVNGQQNMKLGGGLSRSNPPTQKPPSPPRAGKGILGKNSPYRTLEPVRPPVVPNDYVSSPTRNNMAVGQLPSPVRTATLNHRPRTYSSGSSGGSHPSSSSRSSSRENSGSGCVGVPIAVPTPSPPSTFPGPIVPQFYSMNRPQPRQQAPQVGGSLPYRRPPSVTGQPIITQNQVNGGPYYNQSPASPPPPSLLQITPQLPLMGFVARVQESISDAPPPPHPVPESQSGPEESLATPQPLEDKQEEEDSAIVEYNDPYAEEDPPWAPRTYQEKVVAIYDYSADKEDELSFQEGAIIYVIKKNEDGWFEGVMNATTGLFPGNYVESIMHYAD, encoded by the exons ACTGTTGATATTCACAAGGAGAAGGTGGCAAGGCGGGAGATTGGCATCTTGACTACCAATAAGAACACAACCCGCTCACATAAAATAGTCGCTCCTGCCAATCCAGAGAGGCCAGTGCGCTACATCAGGAAGCCCATAGACTACAGTGTGCTCGATGACATTGGACATGGAGTCAAG GTGAATGGCCAGCAGAACATGAAACTAGGTGGGGGCCTGTCCAGgtccaacccccccacccaaaaACCCCCCAGCCCTCCAAGAGCAGGAAAGGGCATCTTAGG GAAGAACTCTCCCTACAGGACACTGGAGCCTGTGCGCCCCCCAGTGGTGCCCAATGATTATGTCTCCAGCCCGACCAGAAACAATATGGCTGTGGGGCAGCTTCCCAGTCCGGTCCGCACCGCCACTCTCAACCATCGACCCCGAACATACAG CAG tggtaGCAGTGGAGGCAGtcatcccagcagcagcagtcgaagcagcagcagagagaacagTGGCAGTGGATGTGTGGGCGTTCCCATCGCCGTGCCAACACCCTCCCCGCCCTCCACCTTCCCAG GTCCGATTGTCCCTCAGTTCTACAGTATGAACCGGCCACAGCCTCGACAGCAGGCTCCACAGGTAGGGGGATCACTGCCATACCGTCGCCCCCCCTCTGTGACCGGTCAGCCAATCATAACACAGAACCAGGTCAACGGGGGTCCGTACTACAACCAAAGCCCAG cctccccccctcccccctccctcctccagaTCACCCCTCAGCTTCCACTGATGGGCTTTGTTGCTCGAGTTCAGGAGTCTA TCTCAGatgcccctcctcctcctcacccagTTCCCGAGAGCCAATCAGGCCCAGAGGAGTCCCTGGCCACTCCTCAGCCATTGGAGGATaaacaagaagaggaagattCAGCAATAGTGGAGTACAACGACCCGTACGCTGAAGAGGACCCACCGTGGGCCCCCAGAACCTACCAAGAGAAAG TGGTGGCCATCTACGACTACTCAGCCGACAAAGAGGACGAGCTGTCGTTCCAGGAGGGAGCCATCATCTACGTCATCAAGAAGAACGAGGACGGCTGGTTTGAAGGAGTGATGAACGCAACCACCGGCCTCTTCCCCGGAAACTATGTTGAGTCCATCATGCACTATGCAgactaa
- the LOC128367493 gene encoding abl interactor 2-like isoform X16, translating into MAELQMLLEEEIPAGRRALLDSFTNLERVAEYCESNYVQTVDIHKEKVARREIGILTTNKNTTRSHKIVAPANPERPVRYIRKPIDYSVLDDIGHGVKVNGQQNMKLGGGLSRSNPPTQKPPSPPRAGKGILGKNSPYRTLEPVRPPVVPNDYVSSPTRNNMAVGQLPSPVRTATLNHRPRTYSGSSGGSHPSSSSRSSSRENSGSGCVGVPIAVPTPSPPSTFPGPIVPQFYSMNRPQPRQQAPQVGGSLPYRRPPSVTGQPIITQNQVNGGPYYNQSPASPPPPSLLQITPQLPLMGFVARVQESISDAPPPPHPVPESQSGPEESLATPQPLEDKQEEEDSAIVEYNDPYAEEDPPWAPRTYQEKVVAIYDYSADKEDELSFQEGAIIYVIKKNEDGWFEGVMNATTGLFPGNYVESIMHYAD; encoded by the exons ACTGTTGATATTCACAAGGAGAAGGTGGCAAGGCGGGAGATTGGCATCTTGACTACCAATAAGAACACAACCCGCTCACATAAAATAGTCGCTCCTGCCAATCCAGAGAGGCCAGTGCGCTACATCAGGAAGCCCATAGACTACAGTGTGCTCGATGACATTGGACATGGAGTCAAG GTGAATGGCCAGCAGAACATGAAACTAGGTGGGGGCCTGTCCAGgtccaacccccccacccaaaaACCCCCCAGCCCTCCAAGAGCAGGAAAGGGCATCTTAGG GAAGAACTCTCCCTACAGGACACTGGAGCCTGTGCGCCCCCCAGTGGTGCCCAATGATTATGTCTCCAGCCCGACCAGAAACAATATGGCTGTGGGGCAGCTTCCCAGTCCGGTCCGCACCGCCACTCTCAACCATCGACCCCGAACATACAG tggtaGCAGTGGAGGCAGtcatcccagcagcagcagtcgaagcagcagcagagagaacagTGGCAGTGGATGTGTGGGCGTTCCCATCGCCGTGCCAACACCCTCCCCGCCCTCCACCTTCCCAG GTCCGATTGTCCCTCAGTTCTACAGTATGAACCGGCCACAGCCTCGACAGCAGGCTCCACAGGTAGGGGGATCACTGCCATACCGTCGCCCCCCCTCTGTGACCGGTCAGCCAATCATAACACAGAACCAGGTCAACGGGGGTCCGTACTACAACCAAAGCCCAG cctccccccctcccccctccctcctccagaTCACCCCTCAGCTTCCACTGATGGGCTTTGTTGCTCGAGTTCAGGAGTCTA TCTCAGatgcccctcctcctcctcacccagTTCCCGAGAGCCAATCAGGCCCAGAGGAGTCCCTGGCCACTCCTCAGCCATTGGAGGATaaacaagaagaggaagattCAGCAATAGTGGAGTACAACGACCCGTACGCTGAAGAGGACCCACCGTGGGCCCCCAGAACCTACCAAGAGAAAG TGGTGGCCATCTACGACTACTCAGCCGACAAAGAGGACGAGCTGTCGTTCCAGGAGGGAGCCATCATCTACGTCATCAAGAAGAACGAGGACGGCTGGTTTGAAGGAGTGATGAACGCAACCACCGGCCTCTTCCCCGGAAACTATGTTGAGTCCATCATGCACTATGCAgactaa
- the LOC128367493 gene encoding abl interactor 2-like isoform X17, producing MAELQMLLEEEIPAGRRALLDSFTNLERVAEYCESNYVQTVDIHKEKVARREIGILTTNKNTTRSHKIVAPANPERPVRYIRKPIDYSVLDDIGHGVKVNGQQNMKLGGGLSRSNPPTQKPPSPPRAGKGILGKNSPYRTLEPVRPPVVPNDYVSSPTRNNMAVGQLPSPVRTATLNHRPRTYSGSSGGSHPSSSSRSSSRENSGSGCVGVPIAVPTPSPPSTFPGPIVPQFYSMNRPQPRQQAPQVGGSLPYRRPPSVTGQPIITQNQVNGGPYYNQSPASPPPPSLLQITPQLPLMGFVARVQESNAPPPPHPVPESQSGPEESLATPQPLEDKQEEEDSAIVEYNDPYAEEDPPWAPRTYQEKVVAIYDYSADKEDELSFQEGAIIYVIKKNEDGWFEGVMNATTGLFPGNYVESIMHYAD from the exons ACTGTTGATATTCACAAGGAGAAGGTGGCAAGGCGGGAGATTGGCATCTTGACTACCAATAAGAACACAACCCGCTCACATAAAATAGTCGCTCCTGCCAATCCAGAGAGGCCAGTGCGCTACATCAGGAAGCCCATAGACTACAGTGTGCTCGATGACATTGGACATGGAGTCAAG GTGAATGGCCAGCAGAACATGAAACTAGGTGGGGGCCTGTCCAGgtccaacccccccacccaaaaACCCCCCAGCCCTCCAAGAGCAGGAAAGGGCATCTTAGG GAAGAACTCTCCCTACAGGACACTGGAGCCTGTGCGCCCCCCAGTGGTGCCCAATGATTATGTCTCCAGCCCGACCAGAAACAATATGGCTGTGGGGCAGCTTCCCAGTCCGGTCCGCACCGCCACTCTCAACCATCGACCCCGAACATACAG tggtaGCAGTGGAGGCAGtcatcccagcagcagcagtcgaagcagcagcagagagaacagTGGCAGTGGATGTGTGGGCGTTCCCATCGCCGTGCCAACACCCTCCCCGCCCTCCACCTTCCCAG GTCCGATTGTCCCTCAGTTCTACAGTATGAACCGGCCACAGCCTCGACAGCAGGCTCCACAGGTAGGGGGATCACTGCCATACCGTCGCCCCCCCTCTGTGACCGGTCAGCCAATCATAACACAGAACCAGGTCAACGGGGGTCCGTACTACAACCAAAGCCCAG cctccccccctcccccctccctcctccagaTCACCCCTCAGCTTCCACTGATGGGCTTTGTTGCTCGAGTTCAGGAGTCTA atgcccctcctcctcctcacccagTTCCCGAGAGCCAATCAGGCCCAGAGGAGTCCCTGGCCACTCCTCAGCCATTGGAGGATaaacaagaagaggaagattCAGCAATAGTGGAGTACAACGACCCGTACGCTGAAGAGGACCCACCGTGGGCCCCCAGAACCTACCAAGAGAAAG TGGTGGCCATCTACGACTACTCAGCCGACAAAGAGGACGAGCTGTCGTTCCAGGAGGGAGCCATCATCTACGTCATCAAGAAGAACGAGGACGGCTGGTTTGAAGGAGTGATGAACGCAACCACCGGCCTCTTCCCCGGAAACTATGTTGAGTCCATCATGCACTATGCAgactaa